A stretch of the Desulfuromonadales bacterium genome encodes the following:
- a CDS encoding DUF3536 domain-containing protein produces the protein FTYAVLNLGGHNLNAGVRPYQDQQAFTAMRQAVTAAFDRSDIPEVVRQMDRHFGAHTYNLWHLFKDEQRQVLQQVMAQTLEEIEASFRTVYENHFPLMRFLREIDVPIPKPLSVPVELVTVSRFRQLLENSRLHPNQLRVLAEEVEKLGIPLEDPILALAAGRQIVRQMEKLALAPQNLALLLTIIETVEVLCSLPIKVDLWQAQNLYWDIHQTLPPAGQDEWRDNFRRLGNCLQMRIE, from the coding sequence ATTCACCTATGCCGTCCTCAACCTCGGCGGCCACAACCTCAATGCCGGGGTGCGTCCCTACCAGGACCAGCAGGCCTTCACCGCCATGCGCCAGGCCGTGACCGCCGCCTTCGACCGGAGCGACATCCCCGAGGTGGTCCGCCAGATGGACCGGCACTTCGGCGCCCATACCTACAACCTCTGGCACCTCTTCAAGGACGAGCAGCGCCAGGTTCTGCAGCAGGTGATGGCGCAGACGCTCGAAGAGATCGAGGCCTCCTTCCGGACGGTCTACGAAAACCACTTTCCCCTGATGCGCTTCCTGCGCGAAATCGACGTGCCGATTCCCAAGCCGCTGTCGGTGCCGGTCGAACTGGTGACGGTCTCCCGCTTCCGCCAGTTGCTGGAGAACAGTCGGCTGCATCCAAACCAGCTGCGGGTCCTGGCCGAGGAAGTGGAAAAGCTCGGCATCCCACTCGAGGATCCGATCCTCGCTCTCGCCGCCGGCCGTCAGATCGTCCGGCAGATGGAGAAACTGGCTCTCGCCCCGCAAAATCTGGCACTGCTGCTGACCATCATCGAGACCGTCGAGGTCCTCTGCTCACTGCCGATCAAGGTCGACCTGTGGCAGGCGCAGAACCTGTACTGGGACATCCACCAGACTCTGCCGCCGGCGGGGCAGGATGAGTGGCGGGATAATTTCCGGCGACTCGGCAACTGCCTGCAGATGCGCATCGAGTGA
- a CDS encoding radical SAM protein codes for MNVLLIQPPSCEPLLDRIHLFEPLALEYLGAGLRLDGHAPTILDARIEPDIAGALRRSRPAMVGITGFTSHANIVKAIAARLKAIDPAVTVVVGGHHATVCPADFDVPQIDLVVIGEGVFTLREIARELERGKAWHGIAGLAIPSPQGMRFTPDRPMAALDELPRPDRGLTARYRRNYFSEWVRPLASIRTSLGCTARCTFCALWSLTGGRYLRRDPQQVVAELKTIAEPHVFLCDDESMCDARRMDELADLIRAAGIRKTYFLHARADTIVAHPELFAKWAALGLRQVFVGMEACSDERLAAMQKGVTTAQQAKAAQILDELGILLYASFMVDPDFSRDDFRSLAAYVRRLKPESALFAVLTPLPGTELHAARQGELLSRAPELFDLLHALLPTRLPPVEFYAELARLYETAMPLRTALGTLRRFGPRGLLLRLRLLGTFLQRVRAAHLDY; via the coding sequence ATGAACGTGCTGCTCATTCAGCCGCCGAGCTGCGAACCGCTGCTCGACCGGATCCACCTCTTCGAACCCCTCGCCCTCGAATATCTGGGCGCGGGGCTTCGGCTCGACGGACATGCGCCGACGATCCTCGACGCCCGCATCGAGCCGGACATCGCGGGGGCGCTGCGCCGGAGCAGACCGGCTATGGTCGGCATCACCGGCTTCACCAGCCACGCCAACATCGTCAAGGCGATCGCCGCCCGGCTCAAGGCCATCGATCCGGCAGTGACGGTGGTGGTCGGGGGGCACCACGCCACGGTCTGCCCGGCCGACTTCGACGTGCCACAAATCGATCTGGTGGTGATTGGCGAGGGGGTCTTCACCCTGCGCGAGATCGCCCGGGAACTGGAGCGCGGCAAGGCGTGGCACGGCATTGCCGGGCTTGCCATCCCGTCGCCGCAGGGGATGAGGTTCACGCCGGACCGGCCGATGGCCGCCCTGGACGAGCTGCCGCGCCCCGACCGGGGCCTGACCGCCCGCTACCGCCGCAACTACTTCAGCGAATGGGTCCGGCCCCTCGCCTCGATCCGCACCTCCCTCGGCTGCACCGCCCGCTGCACCTTCTGCGCCCTCTGGTCGCTGACCGGCGGCCGGTACCTGCGCCGCGACCCGCAGCAGGTGGTGGCGGAGCTGAAGACCATCGCCGAGCCGCATGTCTTCCTCTGCGACGACGAGTCGATGTGCGACGCACGGCGCATGGACGAACTGGCCGACCTGATCCGCGCGGCCGGCATCCGCAAAACCTACTTCCTGCACGCCCGGGCCGACACCATCGTCGCCCATCCAGAGCTCTTCGCCAAATGGGCCGCCCTTGGCCTCAGGCAGGTCTTCGTCGGGATGGAGGCCTGCTCCGATGAGCGGCTGGCGGCGATGCAGAAGGGGGTAACCACCGCCCAGCAGGCGAAGGCCGCGCAAATCCTCGACGAACTGGGAATCCTTCTGTACGCCTCCTTCATGGTCGACCCGGACTTCAGCCGCGACGACTTCCGGTCGCTGGCGGCCTACGTCCGCCGGCTCAAGCCCGAGTCCGCCCTCTTCGCCGTCCTGACGCCGCTGCCGGGGACCGAGCTGCATGCCGCCAGGCAGGGGGAGCTGCTGAGCCGCGCACCGGAGCTTTTCGATCTGCTGCACGCCCTGCTGCCGACCCGCCTCCCCCCTGTCGAGTTCTACGCCGAGCTCGCCCGGCTCTACGAGACCGCGATGCCGTTGCGCACCGCCCTCGGCACCCTGCGGCGCTTCGGCCCGCGGGGTCTGCTCCTGCGCCTGCGGCTGCTCGGCACCTTCCTGCAGCGGGTGCGGGCCGCCCATCTGGATTATTGA
- a CDS encoding plastocyanin/azurin family copper-binding protein: MATATLKLLVLAFVLAQPYASAQAAGDLTQQEPVEIKVTLGNEKDALRFFPEAIRLETGKLYRLILTNPSPQKHYFSSEGMAQAVFTRKVQVNGFDGEALAEVKGNVREIEVYPGGTAEWWFVPVKTGGFNDLKCTIPGHTEMGMVGSITIK, from the coding sequence ATGGCAACTGCAACACTGAAACTCCTGGTCCTTGCCTTTGTGCTCGCCCAGCCGTACGCCTCGGCACAGGCGGCAGGCGACCTCACGCAGCAGGAACCGGTCGAGATCAAGGTCACGCTCGGCAATGAAAAAGATGCTCTGCGCTTCTTCCCCGAGGCGATCCGCCTGGAGACGGGCAAGCTCTACCGGCTGATTCTGACCAACCCCAGCCCCCAGAAGCACTACTTTTCTTCCGAGGGGATGGCGCAGGCGGTCTTCACGCGCAAGGTCCAGGTCAACGGATTCGACGGCGAGGCGCTTGCCGAGGTGAAGGGAAACGTCAGGGAAATCGAGGTCTATCCCGGCGGGACGGCCGAATGGTGGTTCGTGCCGGTCAAGACCGGCGGGTTCAACGACCTGAAGTGCACGATTCCCGGGCATACCGAAATGGGAATGGTCGGCAGCATCACCATCAAGTAG
- a CDS encoding SO_0444 family Cu/Zn efflux transporter, protein MEETIAGILTECWKILLESSPYMLFGFLGAGLLKAFLPEEAVARHLGKNSTGAVLKASLFGIPLPLCSCGVIPAAVGLRKQGASKGASAAFLVSTPESGVDSIAITWALLDPVMTVVRPLAAFFTATITGLLINRLPEETVPVAPAEALAGGCGCAGSNCGGLTAPVEPPLGRRLRDGLTYAFGELLGDIGRWLLLGILIAGVLAWWLPDDFFVRHLGSEFSSLLIMLVVGIPLYICASASTPVAAAMVLKGLSPGAALVFLLAGPATNAATITVVTRFWGRRATVVYLAAIAGCSLLFGWLLNRFYAWTGLDISRWMTHFQHEEASLPAITAALLLLGLIVWQNLRGWWVKKRGCCG, encoded by the coding sequence ATAGAAGAAACGATTGCGGGCATTCTGACCGAATGCTGGAAAATACTCCTCGAATCCTCTCCCTACATGCTCTTCGGCTTTCTGGGCGCCGGCCTGCTCAAGGCCTTCCTCCCCGAGGAGGCGGTGGCGCGCCACCTGGGCAAGAACAGCACCGGCGCGGTGCTCAAGGCTTCGCTCTTCGGCATCCCCCTGCCGCTCTGCTCCTGCGGCGTCATCCCGGCCGCCGTCGGGCTGCGCAAGCAGGGGGCGAGCAAGGGGGCTTCGGCCGCCTTCCTCGTCTCCACCCCCGAGTCGGGAGTCGACTCCATCGCCATCACCTGGGCCCTGCTCGATCCGGTGATGACCGTGGTGCGGCCGCTCGCCGCCTTTTTTACCGCCACCATCACCGGACTGCTGATCAACCGCCTGCCCGAGGAGACGGTGCCGGTCGCCCCCGCCGAGGCATTGGCGGGCGGCTGCGGCTGTGCCGGCAGCAACTGCGGCGGGTTGACCGCCCCGGTCGAGCCGCCGCTGGGGCGGCGCCTGCGCGACGGGCTCACCTACGCCTTTGGCGAGCTGCTGGGCGACATCGGCCGCTGGCTGCTGCTCGGCATCCTCATCGCCGGCGTGCTCGCCTGGTGGCTCCCCGACGACTTTTTCGTCCGCCATCTGGGGAGTGAATTCTCTTCGCTGCTGATCATGCTGGTAGTCGGCATCCCTCTCTACATCTGCGCCAGCGCTTCGACTCCGGTCGCCGCGGCGATGGTCCTCAAGGGGCTCTCTCCCGGTGCGGCCCTGGTCTTTCTCCTCGCCGGCCCGGCCACCAATGCCGCCACCATCACCGTCGTCACCCGCTTCTGGGGGCGGCGGGCCACCGTCGTCTATCTTGCCGCCATCGCCGGCTGCTCCCTGCTGTTCGGCTGGCTGCTCAACCGCTTCTATGCCTGGACCGGCCTCGACATCAGCCGCTGGATGACGCACTTCCAGCACGAAGAGGCGTCGCTGCCGGCCATAACGGCGGCGCTCCTGCTCCTCGGCCTGATCGTCTGGCAGAATCTCAGGGGATGGTGGGTGAAGAAGAGAGGATGCTGCGGTTAG
- a CDS encoding ATP-binding protein, with amino-acid sequence MVQEDPHILLVEDSEMHAELIREALLAWSASVRISVVSSLAEARAFLAETTPDLALIDLMLPDGRGTELLPADREQAAFPAVMLTGSGDEQTAVEVMKAGALDYLVKSGATLTDLPRIVERTLSLWSHILRRRQAEVRYRLLFENMCEALAVDRIVCDEQGKPVDWLITDVNPAYEEIFAVSRERSVGRRASELYGSTLDLAPVLKIFAGVTETGEPARLERFFPPSQKHLLISAFSLGGGQFATLSKDVTERKRMEAERESLMAEREMFLHTISHDLRTPLTVIQGYAQLLRETLIREACGESAALMCDEVLKGAQRMNRMIEELVEMARLEGGKLVPKLSALPLGAFVQQLLGRLQGVRLKGSLQTDRLTVVIPADLPPVLVDPDLLERILLNLLSNAMKYSPPESPVRLETHCTNGEVLVSVVDRGIGISPEDQSRLFERFCRPKGVRRADSVGLGLYITRMLVEAHGGRIRVESEPGQGSTFSFTLPVA; translated from the coding sequence ATGGTACAGGAGGATCCGCATATCCTATTAGTGGAAGACTCGGAAATGCATGCCGAGCTGATCCGGGAGGCTCTGCTCGCCTGGAGTGCAAGCGTTCGCATTTCAGTTGTTTCCAGTCTGGCCGAGGCGCGCGCCTTTCTTGCCGAAACGACCCCTGACCTCGCCCTGATCGACCTGATGCTCCCCGACGGCCGGGGGACGGAGCTGCTGCCGGCCGACCGGGAACAGGCCGCCTTTCCTGCCGTGATGCTCACCGGATCGGGGGACGAGCAGACCGCGGTCGAGGTGATGAAGGCCGGCGCCCTCGATTACCTGGTGAAATCGGGCGCTACCCTGACCGACCTGCCCCGCATCGTCGAGCGCACCCTGAGTCTGTGGAGTCACATCCTTCGCCGCCGGCAAGCCGAGGTCAGGTACCGCCTGCTTTTCGAAAACATGTGCGAGGCTTTGGCCGTCGACCGGATCGTCTGCGACGAGCAAGGCAAGCCGGTCGACTGGCTGATCACCGACGTCAATCCCGCCTATGAAGAGATCTTCGCGGTCTCCCGCGAGCGGTCGGTCGGCCGTCGGGCCAGCGAACTCTATGGCTCGACCCTCGACCTGGCGCCCGTTCTGAAAATCTTCGCCGGCGTCACCGAAACCGGCGAACCTGCCCGGCTGGAACGCTTTTTCCCCCCTTCCCAGAAGCATCTGCTGATTTCCGCCTTTTCCCTTGGCGGCGGGCAGTTCGCGACCCTCAGCAAGGACGTTACCGAGCGCAAAAGGATGGAGGCCGAGCGCGAGAGCCTGATGGCCGAGCGCGAAATGTTCCTGCATACCATATCCCATGATCTGCGGACCCCGCTGACGGTCATCCAGGGGTATGCGCAGCTGTTGCGCGAAACGCTGATACGGGAAGCGTGCGGCGAGAGTGCGGCGCTGATGTGCGATGAGGTGCTGAAGGGTGCCCAGCGGATGAACCGGATGATCGAGGAGCTGGTCGAAATGGCCCGACTCGAGGGTGGGAAGCTGGTCCCGAAGCTCTCGGCGCTGCCCCTGGGCGCCTTCGTGCAGCAGTTGCTGGGCCGGTTGCAGGGAGTCCGGTTGAAAGGCTCTTTGCAGACGGACCGCCTGACCGTCGTGATCCCGGCCGACCTGCCGCCGGTCCTGGTCGACCCGGACCTGCTGGAGCGCATTCTACTGAATCTGCTGTCCAACGCGATGAAATATTCGCCGCCGGAGAGCCCGGTGAGGCTGGAGACTCACTGTACGAACGGCGAAGTCCTGGTTTCAGTGGTCGACCGGGGTATTGGCATCTCCCCGGAGGATCAGTCCCGCCTCTTCGAGCGCTTCTGCCGGCCGAAAGGCGTCCGGCGTGCGGACAGTGTCGGCCTCGGCCTCTACATCACCCGGATGCTGGTCGAAGCCCACGGCGGGCGCATCCGCGTCGAGAGCGAGCCCGGCCAGGGGAGCACCTTCTCCTTCACCCTGCCGGTCGCCTGA